A single genomic interval of Amycolatopsis albispora harbors:
- a CDS encoding GMC family oxidoreductase has product MTAPDFDLIVVGAGSAGSVVAARAAARGRRVLLLEAGPDQRPPGEPNPLRDGTRLILDGFNWDYLANLRTGGGRGSGRALWERFPYRLGKVVGGSSAVNGVVAMRALPRDFDDWVKLGNPDWSWDRVLPFFRTAETDLDFPGGPSHGDRGPIPVRRPSGGELHSLELAFWRECTRMGLPEVPDLNDGTECGVGAVPANAVGGERMDTAATYLADARTYPGFELRTGRRCSRVVLAGRRAVGVEVLEPGGGTTTVRAPEVVLSAGAIGSPVILQRSGIGPANRCAAAGAEPVADLPGVGQNLADHPSVVIWAKPVDGLCRTGVPWRQVAARVSSGVADDGADLQVWLLNNVPNAAIPGFADRLDWPMVVGISVMLLRPGARGCVYPGGADPAAPPVIHLGFGSADGDVERLAHGVRLAWRVLRSPVFAESLEQVQLWSDRIVTDDRLLRGAVRNVMSPGWHAVGSARMGPDTDPMAVVDQDCRVRGIDGLRVVDASVFPTMPSAPTNLTTLMLAEKIASGMEG; this is encoded by the coding sequence ATGACCGCCCCGGACTTCGACCTGATCGTGGTCGGCGCCGGCTCGGCCGGCTCGGTCGTGGCGGCCAGGGCCGCGGCCCGCGGCCGCCGGGTACTCCTGCTGGAGGCCGGTCCCGACCAGCGGCCGCCCGGCGAGCCGAACCCGTTGCGCGACGGCACCCGGCTGATCCTGGACGGCTTCAACTGGGACTACCTGGCGAACCTGCGCACCGGCGGTGGCCGGGGCAGCGGGAGGGCCCTGTGGGAGCGTTTCCCGTACCGGCTCGGCAAGGTGGTCGGCGGCTCGTCGGCGGTGAACGGCGTGGTCGCCATGCGGGCGTTGCCCCGGGATTTCGACGACTGGGTCAAGCTGGGCAACCCGGACTGGTCGTGGGACCGGGTGCTGCCGTTCTTCCGGACGGCCGAAACCGATCTGGACTTCCCCGGCGGCCCGTCACACGGCGACCGCGGGCCGATCCCGGTGCGCCGGCCGTCGGGCGGCGAACTGCACTCGCTGGAGCTGGCGTTCTGGCGGGAATGCACGCGGATGGGGCTGCCCGAGGTGCCCGACCTCAATGACGGCACCGAATGCGGTGTGGGCGCGGTACCGGCCAACGCCGTCGGTGGTGAGCGCATGGACACCGCCGCGACCTACCTGGCCGACGCCAGGACGTACCCGGGATTCGAGCTGCGGACCGGGAGGCGGTGCAGCCGGGTCGTGCTGGCAGGCCGGCGCGCGGTCGGCGTCGAGGTGCTCGAACCGGGCGGCGGCACCACCACCGTGCGGGCCCCGGAGGTCGTGCTGTCCGCCGGCGCGATCGGTTCGCCGGTGATTCTGCAGCGCTCCGGCATCGGCCCGGCGAACCGGTGTGCCGCGGCCGGGGCCGAGCCGGTGGCCGACCTGCCTGGCGTCGGCCAGAACCTCGCCGACCACCCGTCCGTGGTGATCTGGGCCAAGCCGGTCGACGGCCTGTGCCGGACTGGGGTGCCGTGGCGCCAGGTGGCGGCCAGGGTGTCCAGCGGGGTGGCCGACGACGGCGCGGACCTGCAGGTGTGGTTGCTGAACAACGTGCCGAACGCGGCCATTCCCGGCTTCGCCGATCGGCTGGACTGGCCCATGGTGGTCGGCATCTCGGTGATGTTGCTGCGGCCGGGGGCACGTGGCTGCGTGTACCCCGGCGGCGCCGATCCGGCCGCGCCACCGGTGATCCACCTCGGGTTCGGTTCGGCGGACGGTGACGTCGAGCGGCTCGCCCACGGGGTTCGCCTGGCCTGGCGGGTGCTGCGGTCGCCGGTTTTCGCGGAGAGCCTGGAGCAGGTCCAGCTGTGGAGCGACCGGATCGTCACCGACGACCGGCTGCTGCGAGGGGCCGTGCGGAACGTGATGAGCCCCGGTTGGCACGCGGTCGGCTCCGCCCGGATGGGACCGGACACGGATCCGATGGCGGTGGTGGACCAGGACTGCCGGGTGCGCGGGATCGACGGGCTCCGCGTGGTCGACGCTTCGGTGTTCCCCACCATGCCCAGCGCGCCGACGAACCTGACCACGCTCATGCTCGCCGAAAAGATCGCCAGCGGGATGGAGGGGTGA
- a CDS encoding thioesterase II family protein, with product MKPVRLYCVPHAGSTSAVYRPWQRVAPPSWQVAGLDLPGRGTRARERKIEDYRSLVKVLAEHVTTDLTRAGETGKPPRYALFGHSFGAMLALAVAGQVAAVLGEPPVCAVLSAALPPRLQPRVDEVASLDDDALIDKVVADGGTAPELLSSRGMTGYLVRLLREDLVLRQQFREDLLLRVDFPLVLVVGRDDPYVSPEQMWLWAEHTSATSRRVELPGGHFAAMRAPQDIIAIVGEETGS from the coding sequence GTGAAGCCGGTGCGGCTGTACTGCGTTCCGCACGCCGGCTCGACTTCGGCGGTCTACCGCCCGTGGCAGCGCGTGGCGCCGCCGTCGTGGCAGGTGGCTGGCCTGGACCTGCCCGGCCGCGGCACGAGAGCGAGGGAACGCAAGATCGAGGACTACCGGTCACTGGTGAAGGTGCTGGCCGAGCACGTGACCACCGACCTCACGCGCGCGGGCGAGACGGGAAAACCGCCGCGCTACGCGTTGTTCGGGCACAGTTTCGGCGCGATGCTGGCGCTGGCCGTGGCCGGTCAGGTGGCGGCCGTGCTCGGCGAACCCCCGGTGTGCGCGGTGCTTTCGGCGGCGCTGCCGCCCCGGCTGCAGCCGCGCGTCGACGAAGTGGCTTCACTCGACGACGACGCGCTGATCGACAAGGTCGTGGCCGACGGTGGTACCGCGCCGGAACTGCTTTCCTCCCGCGGGATGACCGGTTACCTGGTCCGGTTGCTGCGGGAGGACCTGGTGCTGCGGCAGCAGTTCCGGGAGGACCTCCTGCTGCGCGTGGACTTCCCGCTGGTGCTCGTCGTGGGTAGGGACGATCCGTACGTCTCGCCGGAGCAGATGTGGCTGTGGGCGGAGCACACCAGCGCGACCAGCCGCCGGGTGGAACTCCCGGGTGGTCATTTCGCGGCGATGCGGGCGCCGCAGGACATCATCGCGATCGTCGGCGAGGAAACGGGTTCCTGA